AACCCTTAAATTAGAAAATAACAGGTTTGTATTTTGGgttctatatttaaaaaaaaaacaaaaaaaaaaacacgagaaCATTTTAGGAAACGTTTGATTAATGTAGTGTGTAAAAAGAGCACTGTGTTGTGGTCCGAGGAATGTAACCTGTCATCACCTACAGTGGGTTAAAAAAGGGtagccactgattgtgcaagttgtcccacttaaaaagatgagaggtcaGTTTCATTATAGATatacttcaactgtgagagacggacagaatgtaaaagaaaaccAGGAAATCATTGTATGATATTAaaacattgtatgatttttgaagaatgtatttgtgtaatggtgcagaaaagatgtatttagcacctacaaacaagcaagaattctgtccCTCACAGACTTGTTACTTCTTTTTTAAGAAGCTCTCCTATCCTATCCTCCTATCTCctattacctgtattaatggtaGCTGTTTGAATTAtcattatctgtataaaagacacaccttcaaatagtcagactccaacctaaACCATGACCAGAGAGCTGTCCAAGGACATCAGGGACAAGGCTGAGATAAGacaatctacaataggcaagcagcttgttgagaagagatcaactgttggagcaattactagaaaatggaatcactgaCCGTCTCCCCAACCTgcggctccatgcaagatctcacctcgtggagTACAAATGATTTTTCTAAcagtgaggaaacagcccagaactacactgggtgaactggtcaatgacctgaagagagctggtcCCCCTGCTTAAAACAGCATATACCCAGGCccatctaaagtttgccagaggCCATCTGGTGGATtcagaggaggattgggagaatgacATTTGGTTAGATAAGACCATGGGGGAAGAATACTGACGTGCACCCCAAGAACATCCCATGAAGCATGGGAGTAGGAACagctttggggctgctttttTGCAAAGAGGACAAGACGACTGATCTGTAttaaggaaagaatgaatggggccatgtatcgtcAGATTTCCATCtcctggatcttccagcatgatcCCAAATGTCACTGCccaggcaacaaaggagtggatACGTACAACGAATCACAAGCTTccggagtggcctagccagtctccagacctcaatccaatagagaatctatggaaagtattgaggtgaacttttgctattgaccaagtacttattttctgcactattttacaaattcattatttaaaaatcattcaatgtgattttcctggattttttttacattctgtctctcacggTTGAAGTGCTTCTatgatgagagaggtctgtaattttcatctttttaagtgggaaaaCTTGCACAGTCAGTGGCTGCCGCACTGTATTTTCTTCTCTCTAAATGACAACACAGCAGTGAGATCTAAATTAGAAGACCACAGACTATTTGGGCAACAGTGGTCACAAGTCCAGTGCAATAAAGCTTTATTAAGGGCTCACATTACTAATCACACACCTTTTAGCACATAAATCtcttacatgtaaataataaggGTATTGCAgggggattgtttttttttattattattttttattacctgCTGCAAAACaattagatgtttttttgtattttaagcTAAATTTCAGAACTAGCTGTTAATTACTCAGGTGCAAAACCCCATTTAGATGCAGTTCTGGCCTAACCACCAACAAATTTATTCAGCAGGAGAGAGACTGGGAGGCCTGGAACTGGATCCTGTGAAGTACAGCAGATGCACGTGTTGTAAATTCACATAGACTGCTTTACTGACTCTGGCCCTGCAGGCTGCCACTGGAGGGGCTGCAGACTCAATTCGGAGCAGGAAAAGGCTGTTGCCTTATGTAACAGCAGCACTCTCTCTTCAGCTTCCCATTAAAGTTCTCTTCATTAAAGCTATTGTTTGCAGGAGCAGGAGAAACCAGGTTCTGAATATCTGAAATGCTTTTGTGGAAAAAACTATTAGTCCCATGCATTCACGTCAGATTCATTTGTGAACAGGTTGATCAagattttcacttcactttatttaaaaatgactggTGAATCTCATTGTATTTTATAACCAGAACCTCTAAAGAAGTGGTCATAATTTTACTCTTTATCTCAGTTATAAATGACCCTATAATTACAGCATACCTTTTTCCATTAGTCTAATTATATAGTCTAATCAAATAGTGCATGATGTTTTCTGTGACTAGTAGGGGCGGGGTGATAGGTGATTGGTTCATACCCTCAGACTGCCGCTAACTGAGAACACACCACACCCTTTAGAACAAAGACGCCATTATATACAacataattatacattatacagtcTCACAAGTGACAAATTTCCCAGCATTCCTTGCGCGCTGTTTTCAGGAATGCCATGCTCTCAGCTGCCCGCAGGTATCCCATGGCCACCCAATATAGCTTCCTCCCTCCCCCCCAGGCACGGCCTAAAATTGGTCATCTGTGGCAGTAGGGGGTGATTTGAGGGGCGGACACCTGCTGCTGAGGGGGCTCCTCTTCCCGCTTTACATCGTATTACATAGGCCCTGAGCATTCTTCTGTCACCCCTTAGTCCATTTCGGTCTCAGGAGCCTCTCTGTCCCCTCTCTGTCCCCTCTGTCCCCTCTCTCTGTGCACGCTCTCAGGTTTGTACAGAATGCACACGGCGAAAAGCCGCGTTTCAGCCATACCCTCCAAGCGCTACATATGCCTGGGCGCTCAGTACGCTTTGCGCCGAAGTCGGTCTCCTATACACTGTCATAGCTGCTAAACAGCAGTCATGACACACAGCTTCCTAAGATCTATCACTCTGAAGGTGGCATATTTTTCAGGATCACCATTAAAAACGTGACTTGGATATTCTACCGCAGTCAGATTTGGATTGGATTAGTATGTGACCAGTGTGGCAGTATCCTGGATGCAAAGAAAACAACTCATTAAAAAGAGAAATTAGATGGAAAGGACAAAATACTACAATGCATGATGTCATTACtaatacattttgtttatgtatttgtcacaaaatgtgaaaatactGCAATTTTACTTACTGTTGTGTCTAGTCACTGTATAGAAATGCAGTTCATTGGATGTGGGAGTAAGCAGTTTatagtttattattaataatgtgtgAGAAGTGAGTAATTGTTCAATAAAAAGGGCAGATATGTtaacacattttctttgtgtcttAGACTTTCACGGCATGGTGCAACTCTCACCTGCGGAAAGCAGGAACACAGATTGAAAACATTGAGGAGGACTTCAGGAATGGCCTTAAGCTCATGCTGCTGTTGGAGGTGATTTCAGGTAGGACAGGGCTgaataaatgattcatttacATGTATTATCCACATTATTACTGAAACTTCAATGTCACTTTATTAAACACATGAtaaacacatatgtatatatactggAACAACCACGATTATATATAGACAACAATCAGATATTTAATTATTACTaagaatattaatattactcCGGCCCTACTGTCAGAATCATTATTCTTTAAGAGTTGATTTCTGACGAACATTTTAAATGGTAAAAACCGGTGTACCTGGAACATAAGTGGTAAATAGGTAAGTATATTACAGTAATTAATATAGAAGATCTCTATGTACCTCCTCAGGTGAGAGACTCCCCAGGCCTGACAAAGGCAAAATGCGCTTCCACAAGATCGCCAATGTGAACAAAGCCCTGGATTTCATCTGCAGCAAAGGAGTCAAGCTGGTGTCTATTGGTGCTGAAGGTGAGGCTCTGACACCTCACAGCCCCACTAATGATCAGATCTACAGGCTGGAATTGAGCAGCGATATGATGCCATCATGATCACTATACTGccaattcaaatgtattttaaaacttcactttaacaacaaaataaacattGATGTTTGTTTAACATGGAAATTTGCCTTTAAATCTATTCAAAAACTGAGACATATCAATCATTTTTGTCCTGAATCTTAAATGTGTTTCTCACTATAGATTGTTTCTTCTCACaattaaaaatagtttaatTTGTTGTGTACATAGTTACAACATGTGCTGAGGTGTGCCATGAACCACTCTATGAGACTGcaaaatttacataaattaagtattttaaagtaaataaaagagaaacaaaaggCTAAAACCTaggttatacacacacacacacacacacacacacacattcaaaagcAGCAGTGCTCTATTCTCCACTcaaaatcaaacacacagaatAAGACTTGGCGCCACCTTGTGGCAGTGACTGCTACAACTGCCTTTTAAGACTGTGATTTGGTCCATGTTGGGTCGTCAGTGATGGCATCATCCAGATACCTGAAGCTGCCCAATCATGTTTTTGCTGGAGCAGGGCAACAGAATGAACATCCATTTCTGTCATCATTCTCATCCAAATGTATGTTATGTTTTTCCCCAACTGCACCCTTCCATCGCATCATCCATCCCATCCTGCCTATGGTGTGGCAGAGATTGTGGATGGTAATGTGAAGATGACCCTAGGCATGATCTGGACTATCATTCTGCGCTTTGCCATCCAGGACATCTCTGTTGAGGGTGAGGCACTGTGAAGATTAATATCGGTTTATATTCTAGttatgcattttcatttaattcctAATACTGATATcctttaataatttttaaacaGAGACATCGGCTAAGGAGGGCTTATTGCTGTGGTGCCAGAGGAAGACTGCCCCATACAGGAACGTTAATGTACAGAACTTCCACATCAGGTATAGCACTCAGCTGTCAAAGCACAAACCACATTCTGCCAACTTTATTTTGTTACTTTCGGGTCCTCTCTTCATTTCACCCAGATTTCCTCTTTGTATTCTCTCACCCTTCCTGTTCAATTTGAACATATTACAgacttttcacacacacagatctcctCATCTGAGAATTTATATACTGTTTTATACTGGACTGGAACCTCGCTGATTTCAAGAAACCATCCTCATGATCACCTTTccgtctttgttttttttttttaatctgtctctctgtccattTATTCATTCTCTATCTGTTGGTCTGTGTCTCAGTTGGAAGGATGGCTTGGCTCTGTGCGCCCTTATCCACAGACACAGACCTGACCTCATTGACTACTCCAAACTGCGGAAGGTGCTCCATCTCTCCTCTCTGTTGTTGTTTCTCTTTTTGCCCCATGCTTCCATTAACTTGCATGGACGTACACCCCTGCTCATCTTCTCTTAAGTCTCTTTTTCAACTTACACAGTCTCTGTGGAACACTTTTCATGTTCATGTCACTACAGGATGACCCTATTGGAAACCTCAACACCGCCTTTGAAGTGGCAGAGAAGTTTCTTGACATCCCAAAAATGCTTGACGCTGAAGGTATTTCCAATTAAACGAACTTGTCATTACACAAATTTAAGGAAGTAATGGTGCTTGAATAATTTGTctcattatttctgtttcagaCATTGTGAACACACCCAAGCCTGATGAGAAAGCAATCATGACTTATGTCTCCTGTTTTTACCATGCCTTTGCTGGAGCTGAGCAGGTAAGAGGCAAAGTTTCCGGGATCATCTTCAGACGTTCTGTTGTGTTGTCATTTAGAATACACACCTTGAACACCATCTGTTTAGGCTCCTCCCGTCAGACTGGTGCTTCAAGTCGTAGGTTAACTAAAAGTTTGTGTGCTTCAAAAAGTACAGTCTTAAAGAACATTCCCCAAACAAAACCCTTACAATTTAGACATAATGACATTTAATGTTAGAGTATATGTGATctagaaatacattttaaagaaagaagctggcaaattatttgaatgaatgGTATGTTTACACCTGAATTTTGATACTTTGTTTATAGGCTGAAACAGCTGCTAACAGGATTTGCAAGGTGTTGGCTGTGAATCAGGAAAATGAGAAACTGATGGAGGAATACGAGAAACTGGCCAGTGAGGTGAAAATTCAAATCACTATTTCAGTCACATATTCTATTTGAACTGGGGCATTCCATTTACCTCCTGACCCTGATCACAGCTGCTTGAGTGGATCCGCAGGACCATCCCCTGGCTGGAGAACCGTGTAGCAGAGCAGACCATGCAAGCCATGCAGCAGAAACTGGAGGATTTCCGTGACTACCGCCGTGTGCACAAGCCTCCCAAGGTTCAAGAGAAGTGTCAGCTGGAGATCAACTTTAACACCCTTCAAACCAAGCTGAGGCTTAGCAATCGCCCTGCCTTCATGCCATCTGAGGGCAAAATGGTTTCGGTAAATCTTGTATCTACATGCACCTTTACAGtattattgcatttttcatacaaaatggatgtaaaaaaacaaactcatTCAAATATGACAATGGACACTCtacataataaatatacaaacaGCATAGAAATATTAACATTTGTCTGACTTCTGTTCATGGACTCTGTTCATGGAATTTTTCATTACAACTTTCTTTACCTACACACTGCCACGCGTATCATTGGGTTGTCAATGGCCTTAATTAAGTCCTGCAATACAGTAATATTGGGAATCCTTGTTCACTGCACACAGCCAATGCCTTCATTGTAAATTCTCTTCAGGACATTGCTAATGCATGGAAAGGTCTGGAACAAGTGGAAAAAGGCTATGAAGAGTGGCTCCTGACTGAGATCCACCGTCTGGAAAGACTAGAACACCTGGCAGAGAAGTTCAGGCAGAAGTGCTCACTGCACGAATCCTGGACTTCAGGTTCTGATCGGTTTCCTCATGTCCCAGGCTGATGTGTATAATCCATTTTTCTGATGCACATGTCAATGTTGCAGGGAAGGAGGAGCTGCTGGTTCAGAAGGACTATGAGTCTGCCTCTCTGATGGAGGTCCGTGCCCTCATGAGGAAGCATGAGGCCTTTGAGAGTGACCTGGCTGCGCACCAGGACCGAGTGGAGCAGATTGCTGCCATTGCCCAGGAGCTGAAGTATGGAGGAGTGGGTGGGgtaaaagaacaaaatgagcTCAAGTTATTCTTCCTACAGTACAGACAAAATTGTTCCTCTCATTTGTTTCATCTGTAGTGAGCTGGATTTTCACGATTCTGGCACCATTAACTCACGTTGCCAAGGCATCTGTGACCAGTGGGATAACCTGGGTACCCTGACACAGAAGAGGAGAGACTCATTGGAGGTGAAATGATTTAACcatgatttaaaacattttaacgcCAAGTTCTTCCTCTTATACACAAGCACACGTAGAATATGCTAAACCATCACTTTCTCATTTAGACTCAAAGATGATCTCAGCTAGCAAAAGCCCTACATTTATCattctattgtgtgtgtgtgtgtgtgtgtgtgtgtgtgtgtgtgtgtgtgtgtgtgtgtgtgtgtgtgtgtgtgtgtgtagcgtgtagAGAAACTATGGGAAACCATTGACCAGTTGTTCCTTGAGTTTGCCAAGAGGGCTGCACCCTTTAACAACTGGATGGACGGGGCTATGGAGGACCTGCAGGACATGTTTATTGTCCACAGTATTGAGGAGATCCAGGTGAATGGAAACAGGGATTTGTGATGTGATGCGgtttcaaaaatgtattataagaACGCATTATAAATACTTAAAGCTCTGTTTAGAGGATTGTCATGGTTTTGAATTCCtcatattgtatattatttattgtttaactTCTGTCATCTAGGTACATGTTTTTCTCATCATTTTCCACTGACACTTTCACAATTCCTTCATCTTCTTGTGCTATAATGCAGAGTTTGATTACGGCTCATGACCAGTTCAAGGCCACCCTGCCAGAAGCAGACAAGGAGCGTATGGCTACCCTTGGAATCCATAATGAGATCTTGAAGATTGCACAGACGTATGGGATCAAGCTTGTGGCAGAGAACCCCTACACTGTTCTGTCCATCCAGCATATCAACAACAAATGGGAATCTGTGAGTAGGGCTGAGATAGCtaacacatttttgttgttttacaaCAGGTAAATGGACCCAGTGCAGTACTAGACCACAGAGTATTTGTTAGAGTTCTGCCAAACACAACCAATGCAGTTGTTTAGGTttctatctttcttttttttctatccaTGAGGTCAAGCAACTGGTGCCAATGCGGGATCAGATGTTGCAAGAAGAGGTTGCCAGGCAGCAGTCTAATGAGAGGCTTAGGCGCCAGTTTGCTGCCCAGTCTAATATTATTGGACCATGGATCCAGACCAAGATGGAGGTAAAATATTGTGTTTGCCATTATGAATTAATATACTTGCAATTTTTGTGCAGAATCACCATGTTATCGTAAACATCCAGACTTTCAATATCCAGAAGAAAACATGCTAACTTGGATGATTATAGCTTTTCTGCATTAGGAACTTGACCGTAACTACACTGTTGACCGTAAAGGATCAACAGTGTAGTGTGCAATTGCAAGGAAATCTGTGATGTAATGAGTTGCAATACATGTGTTTGCAGGAAATCAGTCATGTTTCCATAGACATCGCTGGGTCCCTAGAGGAACAGATGAGTAGCCTTAAACAGTGTGAGCAGAACATTGTCAACTATAAATCCAACATTGATAAGCTGGAGGGAGACCACCAGCTCAGCCAGGAAGGACTGATCTTTGACAACAAGCACACCAACTACACAATGGAGGTATCCAAtccagtttattttatttataaagcacatttaaaaccTGCAGAGATGAGGCCGAAgtgctgtacaaaaaaaaggacaaaatgaaaaacaaataaacagtcataaaagaattttaagtacatatttaaaaatcctaaaaaaaacaatctaGACAGGTTAGATTCCTTCTgtttcagaacttttttttcaagTCCAAGTAAAGTCTCAAATGACAAATAAACGTTCTGCAGATAATACTGCATTGGTGTATGTTTTAGTATGCACTGTACTATATCTTCTACTATTATACACAGTATCAAATTCAATCCGAACATGCACTTCAGAGGGCTATgaacatgtaaattaatttgCTTGCTTGGACGTTAAAGCTAATAATATtgtcatttatataaaattactACATGTTGGAAAAAAGCTGCTGTTATTTATGTTAACTGCATTGCTACCATATTTTCTAGACCATGTTGCATTTTTGCAGAAGACTATGCTATTTTGTACAGAGCCCAGGAGGGGTCATGTTAGTGAATTCTTAGTTacttattgcatttttttttttttttttttcgtttttctTTAACCATTATTATGATATTTGACTCGCAAGTCACAACATCGAAGTCTGTGTCAAGTCTCAAGTCGTTGAGGGCAGGTCTAAAGTCAAGTCACAAGTGATTGTTTGTAAGACTTAGGTCCGAGTCTCAAGACTCAAGTCCCCCATCTCTGCATTTTTCCAAATCCATGTTTGTCCATTCCCATCCACAGCACATTCGTGTAGGCTGGGAGCAGCTTCTCACCACCATAGCCAGAACTATTAATGAGGTAGAGAACCAAATCTTGACTCGTGATGCCAAGGGAATAAGCCAGGAACAGTTGAATGAATTCAGGGCCTCCTTCAACCACTTTGACAGGGTAAGGAATACATACAAGTCTCTTACTGAgaaatttaattgaaatgcTAAAAagcaggcctttttttttttttttatatatacatatttatagaaGAGGAATGGCATGATGGATCCAGATGACTTCCGTGCTTGTCTTATCTCAATGGGCTATGATCTGGtgaggatttattttatttgtttaacaAATATACACATTAAAATCCCACCTCATGAATGGCTGAAATATGAACTGGTATTGTTGGTACATGTAAAATCTAAATTCACATTGAATACCTGGACCCAATATTTCTTGGGGCAGCACTGCTTCCCATAGTACATTCTTGCACTGTCCACATTTGATCCTCATGTGCCAATACTAGGTCCTTTCCAGGACTGGCACAGGACAGCCTTACACACTGCAAGCTGTTTGTCAGCCTTCAGTCATTTCGGTTATGACACTTTTGGAACTTGAAAATGCCTTAAATCTATTCTTGGAATgtgttattataaatataaatattataaacattCTCTCTCCCCTTTCTTTTAGGGTGAAGTTGAATTTGCCCGTATTATGACACTGGTAGACCCCAACAACACAAGCGTGGTCACCTTCCAGGCCTTCATTGACTTCATGACCAGAGAGACAGCCGAGACAGACACTGCTGAACAAGTCATTGCTTCCTTCAAGATTCTGGCCTCTGATAAGGTCCATTTATCTCTTGATTTATTGTATTCTAGAATTTAGCAATAATACAAAAGAAGTGCACTATTGACACTGATATGCTGCATTAATGTCTTCATGACATCTCATTTTAGAGCAGGACCTTAATTATACCACAGCTGACCCTTTAATATGTTTTAATGAATGGCTACTACATCAACAAAACTCCtaataaaatgtagattttGCTTTTATGATGCAGAACCAAAACTAAATATGGTATGAACAATCTTTTTAAATTATGAGggtattaattaaaatatatgtgCAAGTAACTAATTTGACAATAATAGATGCAGCATGGTTTGTTGACCTGTTTCCTCTTCCCTACAGACATATATCACTGTTGATGAACTAAGACGTGAGCTGCCCCCAGAACAGGCTGAATACTGCATCAGCCGCATGACCAAGTATATCGGGAATGATGCCCCACCAGGCGCCCTGGACTACATCTCTTTCTCTAGTGCTCTATATGGAGAAAGTGACTTGTAGAGAGACAGTCTCCTTTCTCAGTTGAAATTCCACCTTTGAAGTCCCTCTTTAAAATTGACAAATAGAAGGGATACGCTAATGCACCCAACTTTAGGAGCACTCTGAAATATGTAAGATAGTTGAATATGAACGCCACCAATGAATAATCTTCACATTAAAAGTGACTGTTTATTGACAAATTAGGAAATGGGCTTTTTCGCAGCACTGATTGAAAAGGAAATGGTTAATCTATCTCTCTCCCCATACTCAATATAAAAGTCATTCTAGTTTTGaagagtaaaaaataaaaacataatttaatatgCTCTCAGATGTTGCTCTTTAATGTACTGACATTTGAAGGACCAGGCCCCAAACATGGGGCAAAGCATCACATgggttaaaatgtttttgtactTCATGCATTCA
The window above is part of the Denticeps clupeoides chromosome 6, fDenClu1.1, whole genome shotgun sequence genome. Proteins encoded here:
- the actn3a gene encoding alpha-actinin-3a, yielding MMEIETQVMYQQSYMTATEPYMIQEDDWDRDLLLDPAWEKQQRKTFTAWCNSHLRKAGTQIENIEEDFRNGLKLMLLLEVISGERLPRPDKGKMRFHKIANVNKALDFICSKGVKLVSIGAEEIVDGNVKMTLGMIWTIILRFAIQDISVEETSAKEGLLLWCQRKTAPYRNVNVQNFHISWKDGLALCALIHRHRPDLIDYSKLRKDDPIGNLNTAFEVAEKFLDIPKMLDAEDIVNTPKPDEKAIMTYVSCFYHAFAGAEQAETAANRICKVLAVNQENEKLMEEYEKLASELLEWIRRTIPWLENRVAEQTMQAMQQKLEDFRDYRRVHKPPKVQEKCQLEINFNTLQTKLRLSNRPAFMPSEGKMVSDIANAWKGLEQVEKGYEEWLLTEIHRLERLEHLAEKFRQKCSLHESWTSGKEELLVQKDYESASLMEVRALMRKHEAFESDLAAHQDRVEQIAAIAQELNELDFHDSGTINSRCQGICDQWDNLGTLTQKRRDSLERVEKLWETIDQLFLEFAKRAAPFNNWMDGAMEDLQDMFIVHSIEEIQSLITAHDQFKATLPEADKERMATLGIHNEILKIAQTYGIKLVAENPYTVLSIQHINNKWESVKQLVPMRDQMLQEEVARQQSNERLRRQFAAQSNIIGPWIQTKMEEISHVSIDIAGSLEEQMSSLKQCEQNIVNYKSNIDKLEGDHQLSQEGLIFDNKHTNYTMEHIRVGWEQLLTTIARTINEVENQILTRDAKGISQEQLNEFRASFNHFDRKRNGMMDPDDFRACLISMGYDLGEVEFARIMTLVDPNNTSVVTFQAFIDFMTRETAETDTAEQVIASFKILASDKTYITVDELRRELPPEQAEYCISRMTKYIGNDAPPGALDYISFSSALYGESDL